From one Papio anubis isolate 15944 chromosome 12, Panubis1.0, whole genome shotgun sequence genomic stretch:
- the KCNA4 gene encoding potassium voltage-gated channel subfamily A member 4: MEVAMVSAESSGCNSHMPYGYAAQARARERERLAHSRAAAAAAVAAATAAVEGSGGSGGSHHHHQSRGACTSHDPQSSRGSRRRRRQRLEKKKAHHRQSSFSHCSDLMPSGSEEKILRELSEEEEDEEEEEEEEEEGRFYYSEDDHGDECSYTDLLPQDEGGGGYSSVRYSDCCERVVINVSGLRFETQMKTLAQFPETLLGDPEKRTQYFDPLRNEYFFDRNRPSFDAILYYYQSGGRLKRPVNVPFDIFTEEVKFYQLGEEALLKFREDEGFVREEEDRALPENEFKKQIWLLFEYPESSSPARGIAIVSVLVILISIVIFCLETLPEFRDDRDLVMALSAGGHGGLLNDTSAPHPENSGHTIFNDPFFIVETVCIVWFSFEFVVRCFACPSQALFFKNIMNIIDIVSILPYFITLGTDLAQQQGGGNGQQQQAMSFAILRIIRLVRVFRIFKLSRHSKGLQILGHTLRASMRELGLLIFFLFIGVILFSSAVYFAEADEPTTHFQSIPDAFWWAVVTMTTVGYGDMKPITVGGKIVGSLCAIAGVLTIALPVPVIVSNFNYFYHRETENEEQTQLTQNAVSCPYLPSNLLKKFRSSTSSSLGDKSEYLEMEEGVKESLCAKEEKCQGKGDDSETDKNNCSNAKAVETDV, encoded by the coding sequence ATGGAGGTTGCAATGGTGAGTGCGGAGAGCTCAGGGTGCAACAGTCACATGCCTTATGGTTATGCTGCCCAGGCCAGGGCCCGGGAGCGGGAGAGGCTTGCTCACTCCAGGGCAGCTGCGGCAGCTGCTGTTGCAGCGGCCACAGCTGCTGTTGAAGGTAGCGGGGGTTCTGGtggctcccaccaccaccaccagtcaCGTGGGGCCTGCACCTCCCATGACCCTCAGAGCAGCCGGGGTAGCCGGAGGAGGAGGCGACAGCGGCTTGAGAAGAAGAAAGCCCACCACCGGCAGAGCAGCTTCTCTCATTGCTCTGACCTGATGCCCAGTGGTTCTGAGGAGAAGATCCTGAGGGAGctgagtgaggaggaggaagacgaggaggaggaggaggaggaagaagaggagggaaggtTTTACTATAGTGAAGATGACCATGGGGATGAGTGTTCCTACACGGACCTGCTGCCTCAGGATGAGGGCGGTGGTGGCTACAGTTCAGTCCGCTACAGTGACTGTTGTGAACGGGTGGTGATAAATGTGTCAGGCCTACGCTTTGAGACCCAGATGAAAACTCTGGCCCAGTTTCCAGAGACTTTGTTGGGAGACCCTGAAAAGAGGACTCAGTACTTTGACCCTTTGCGCAATGAGTATTTTTTTGACAGGAACCGCCCCAGCTTTGATGCCATCTTATATTATTACCAATCAGGAGGCCGCCTGAAGAGGCCAGTCAATGTCCCCTTTGATATCTTCACTGAGGAGGTGAAGTTCTATCAATTGGGGGAGGAGGCCCTGTTGAAGTTTCGGGAGGACGAGGGCTTTgtgagagaggaggaggacaggGCCCTCCCtgagaatgaatttaaaaagcagatttgGCTCCTCTTTGAATATCCAGAGAGCTCCAGTCCTGCAAGGGGCATAGCCATTGTGTCTGTCCTGGTCATCTTAATCTCCATTGTCATCTTTTGCCTGGAAACCTTGCCTGAGTTTAGGGACGACCGGGATCTCGTCATGGCACTGAGTGCTGGTGGGCACGGTGGGTTGTTGAATGACACTTCAGCACCCCACCCAGAGAACTCAGGGCACACAATATTCAATGACCCCTTCTTCATCGTGGAAACAGTCTGTATTGTATGGTTTTCCTTTGAGTTTGTGGTTCGCTGCTTTGCTTGTCCCAGCCAAGCACTCTTCTTCAAAAACATCATGAACATCATTGACATTGTCTCCATTTTGCCTTACTTCATCACACTGGGCACTGACCTGGCCCAGCAACAGGGGGGTGGCAATGGTCAGCAGCAGCAGGCCATGTCCTTTGCCATCCTCAGAATCATTCGTCTGGTCCGAGTATTCCGGATCTTCAAACTCTCCAGGCACTCCAAAGGCCTGCAGATCCTGGGCCACACCCTCAGAGCCAGCATGCGGGAACTGGGCCTTCtgatcttcttcctcttcattgGGGTCATCCTCTTTTCCAGCGCTGTGTATTTTGCAGAGGCGGATGAACCTACTACCCATTTCCAAAGCATCCCAGATGCATTTTGGTGGGCTGTGGTGACCATGACAACTGTGGGCTATGGGGACATGAAGCCCATCACTGTGGGGGGCAAGATTGTCGGGTCCCTGTGTGCCATTGCAGGTGTATTAACCATTGCTTTGCCAGTGCCAGTGATTGTCTCTAACTTTAACTATTTCTACCACAGAGAGACTGAAAATGAGGAACAGACACAGCTAACGCAGAATGCAGTCAGTTGCCCATACCTCCCCTCTAATTTGCTCAAGAAATTTCGGAGCTCTACTTCTTCTTCCCTGGGGGACAAGTCAGAGTATCTAGAGATGGAAGAAGGAGTTAAGGAATCTCTGTGTGCAAAGGAGGAGAAGTGTCAGGGAAAGGGGGATGACAGTGAGACAGATAAAAACAACTGTTCTAATGCAAAGGCTGTGGAGACTGATGTGTGA